The genomic window TGCCTGCTTCAGCCACCGTGGCGCGCCTGGAATCAAACGCGTCGCGGCCAGCAACAGGGCCACCAACAAGTACGGCGTCCAGGCTCGCAGGGCTCCAAACCGTGGCGGCTGGTCCCCTCGACTTTCATCGTCCCGACTATCATCTTCCCGGCCAACATCGCCCCGCCTATCATCCGCCCGACCGTCATGGGACGCGTCGTCTTGCAACGTCCCGTTCCACTGCTGCGGCCAAGCGGCGGGATCGCCAAAGGTCCAGGGTTCACTACGGTCGGGCAGCCCCCAACCGCGGCGAGCGGCCACCGACACCAGAGCCAACCCCACCAGGGCTCCGACTAAGGAGGGAAATTCGGGGCCCAAAAAAATCGCCGTCAGCAAGTACGGCACGGTCATCGCAAAGGACGCCAACAGCGCGAACCGCCAGACCGCGAAGCCCTCTCGCCAGGATCGGTTGGGGCCGTAATACCGCGTCAGCACGCAAACCACGATGACGGGGATCAAACAACCTGCGGCACAATGCAGAGTCGCTACCTTGATACCGATCTGGTGCAACAGTTCGCTCCACGCCAAGTTCTCAGCGACCGCGTATTGCTGGGCGGCCGCGGAACCGGAAAGCCCTTTGTCGACGCCGATCAAAATCGGCGTGCCCACCGCTCCAAACGACACCGGCGTGCTTTGAATCAGCATCCCGGCCGTGGCGGCGGCCAGCGCCGGCACTCGCAGGGCAACCAGCAAGGGCACGCAGACCGCGGCCGCGGTGCCAAATCCTGCGGCGCCTTCCATGAACGAACCAAACAACCAAGCCACGATGATCACCTGAGCTCGTTGGTCGGCGGTGATCGAGGAAAACGAGGAGCGGATCACGGCGATCGCACCGCTGGCTCGCAGCGTTTCCAACATCAAAATGGCGCCAAAGATGATGTACAACAAACTGACCGAAATGATCAGCCCCTTGGCCGACGCAGCAGCCACCTGCACCGCGGGAACTTGCCAGTACCCCAAGGCCAACAGCACGGTAGCGGCGAACGATACCGGCATGGCACGCGAAGCCGGCCAACGAAAGCCCACCAGCAGCAGACCGACGAGGGCGATCGGGGTAAGGGCGAGCAGGGCTGGCATGTTTTAGTTGCGAGTTGCGAGTTGCGAGGGGAGGATGTTTGGTCCAAAGTCTGGCGACTTCGGCTACCAGATTTGGCGGGCTCGGGGGTCGTGTTGGTATTGTCGGCGGAGTTCCGAATCCGGCTCGCGGCGGATCATCATCCGGCACAGCAGGGCCGCCAACACGCCGGCTACAAAGCCGCCCACGTGTGCCAGGTAAGCGACGCCGCCGGCCGATTCGCTGGTCGCCGCAATCGAGCCCACGCTGTTGACAAACTGCATGGCGATCCACATGCCCAGCACCCAGACTGCGGGAATGGTGACAATCACATAGAAAAATACCGCGTTGACGCGGTTGCGGGGAAACAGCACAAGATACGCTCCCATCACTCCGGCGATGGCGCCCGAGGCGCCGAGGTTGGGAATGATACTGCCAGGGTTGGAAGCGATCTGTGCCAGACTGCCCGCCAGTCCCGCGACCAGATAAAACACCAGAAACCAGACATGGCCGAAGCGGTGTTCGACATTGTTGCCAAAAATCCACAGATACAACATGTTGCCGGCGATGTGCCCGAAGCCGCCATGCATGAACATCGACGTCAGCAGGGTCAGCCAGATAATCCGCGGTCCCGGTGCCTGAGGAATCGTGACCGCTCCATGCCCTTCGACTTGCAACATCTGGGGCTCGACCAAATCGACGCCCGAAGTGATTTCCTGAGGCACCACGCTGTAGCCATAGGTAATCGCTGGATCGCTCATCTGGACCAGGAATACCAGGACGTTGATCAGCAGAATCGCGTTGGTCACGTACGCGACCGTGGTCACTTCGCGGTCATCGTCGCTGATGGGAAACAGCATGGGGTGCTCGCCGCTTGCGGTTGCGATGGTCGGCAGACCGGGGAGCCCGATTGGCGGAGGTCTGCCCGCTGGGAGGCATCAAGTGTACCGGATTCACTTGCTTGGCAAAGCGTGGCCGGCGGTGGACATTGCCCCGTCGTTCCGCAGAGGATCCGCACAACCGCTCCTGATGGTGTTCCCGCATACCCCACGGGCCCTTCGTTCCACTAAGATGCTGGTATTGGATATCCGCCCTTTCCCATCACGGCAATGCGCACGATGAGCGACCCCAACCAGGACGACACGTTACGCGACGCTGACCGTTTTCCTCGCCCTCCCGTTCCATCGCCGCGGCCATCCACTGGTTCATCAGGCCCGAGTGGAGGCTCCCATCCGGGCGGCCCTCTGGCCCCGGGCACGCATTTCGGTCGTTATGAAATTATCGAATGCATCGATCGCGGCGGAATGGGCGTGGTCTATCGAGCTCGCCACACGGCGTTGGGCAAATTGGTAGCCTTGAAAGTCATTTCGACTTCGCTGCAGTTTGACCCGCATGCGATGGATCGCTTCCTCCGCGAGATGCAGGCGATCGGTCGTCTGGAACCGCATCCCAATGTGTTGAATGCCTACGACGCGGGGCACGAAGACGGCGTTCAGTATTTGGCCACCGAATACATCGAAGGCGTGCAACTGGGGACACTGGTGAAACGCATTGGGCCGCTGTCGGTATCGGAAGCCTGCAAAATCATTTCCCAGGCGGCTCAGGCACTTGAACATCTCCGCGGCCACCATCTGGTCCATCGCGACATCAAGCCCAGCAACTTGATGCTGACCCGTGATGGCACGGTCAAAGTCGTGGACATGGGATTGGCTCTGCTTCGCGATGAACAGACCGAAACGCTCACATCGTTTGGTGAAACCATGGGGTCGATCGACTACATGGCACCCGAACAATGGGCGGACAGTCACAGCGTGGACTGGCGGAGCGATATCTACAGCCTGGGCTGCACGTTCTATTGCCTGCTTGCCGGTCACCCTCCGTACAAAATGAAACGCGGCGGTTCGCTGGGTAGACTGAAAGCCCACTTGGAAGCCAAGTTCCCCGATATCCGTGCGCTCCGCAGTGATGTTCCCGATCAAGCGGCCGAGATGATCCTGCAGATGGTCAGCAAAGATCCGAAGACCCGGCTGACCGACCTACCAGGGCTTTCCCGGCGTTTGGAGATCATTGCCTGCGGCGACTTGCAAGGTCTGGTAGCCCGCGGTTTCGACACCGCCGCGCCGCGTCCTGAAAGTGCGATCAGTCAGTCGGCGATGACCATCGATTCGGTGACAGCTGAGGATGCGTCCAGCCGTGCAGAACCGCCCAGCAGCGGCGCCCTGGACGGTGGCGATCCCCAAGCCGAAACCCG from Roseimaritima ulvae includes these protein-coding regions:
- a CDS encoding L-lactate permease gives rise to the protein MPALLALTPIALVGLLLVGFRWPASRAMPVSFAATVLLALGYWQVPAVQVAAASAKGLIISVSLLYIIFGAILMLETLRASGAIAVIRSSFSSITADQRAQVIIVAWLFGSFMEGAAGFGTAAAVCVPLLVALRVPALAAATAGMLIQSTPVSFGAVGTPILIGVDKGLSGSAAAQQYAVAENLAWSELLHQIGIKVATLHCAAGCLIPVIVVCVLTRYYGPNRSWREGFAVWRFALLASFAMTVPYLLTAIFLGPEFPSLVGALVGLALVSVAARRGWGLPDRSEPWTFGDPAAWPQQWNGTLQDDASHDGRADDRRGDVGREDDSRDDESRGDQPPRFGALRAWTPYLLVALLLAATRLIPGAPRWLKQASLSFEQIFGSESVSVSIEPLYLPGSVFLVVSLLTYFLHRIDPAAYRGAWRRSGRVLRAASVALLFAVPMVQVFIHSDGGSGGLAKMPVVLAAGAAQWIGSGWPLVAPLIGGLGAFAAGSNTFSNMMFSEFQFAVAQRIGMDPQWGVALQAVGGAAGNMICVHNVVAACAVVGLLGREGLVLRKTIVPFLYYIAVTGAIGWALSHTTPLPP
- a CDS encoding rhomboid family intramembrane serine protease, with product MLFPISDDDREVTTVAYVTNAILLINVLVFLVQMSDPAITYGYSVVPQEITSGVDLVEPQMLQVEGHGAVTIPQAPGPRIIWLTLLTSMFMHGGFGHIAGNMLYLWIFGNNVEHRFGHVWFLVFYLVAGLAGSLAQIASNPGSIIPNLGASGAIAGVMGAYLVLFPRNRVNAVFFYVIVTIPAVWVLGMWIAMQFVNSVGSIAATSESAGGVAYLAHVGGFVAGVLAALLCRMMIRREPDSELRRQYQHDPRARQIW